One window of the Daphnia pulex isolate KAP4 chromosome 8, ASM2113471v1 genome contains the following:
- the LOC124200416 gene encoding uncharacterized protein LOC124200416: protein MGSSTSDLNIVKLEDCEEECDCTKREAKFAFRSSDSLPGNSPTSVQHWTLIIHFPRGKKTYLFQAKEENGLLQAGRAEIPFKDRQRHPSAEKATVETSPNELLTKAKKVKKGNYNVLLNNWQTWIKEFLRLISPKLMTWLKEKVAATESGPNISSSSVEHECEKQKLANKS from the exons ATGGGAAGCAGCACAAG TGATCTCAACATTGTCAAATTGGAAGACTGTGAAGAAGAATGTGACTGCACGAAAAGAGAGGCCAAATTCGCATTTAGATCCAGTGATTCTCTACCTGGAAACAGCCCCACGTCAGTCCAGCACTGGACACTGATCATTCATTTCCCCAGAGGCAAGAAAACGTACCTGTTTcaagccaaagaagaaaatggtctCCTTCAAGCCGGCCGAGCAGAAATTCCATTCAAAGACCGTCAAAGACATCCAAGTGCTGAGAAGGCCACGGTCGAAACTTCACCCAACGAATTATTGACGAAAgctaaaaaagtcaaaaaaggaaattacaaCGTCTTGTTGAACAACTGGCAAACATGGATCAAAGAATTCTTACGTCTCATTTCCCCCAAGTTGATGACGtggttgaaagaaaaagtggccGCAACTGAAAGTGGCCCAAACATTTCGTCGTCTTCAGTGGAACATGAATgtgagaaacaaaaacttgcaaataaaagttaa
- the LOC124200429 gene encoding uncharacterized protein LOC124200429: protein MLSHGCCVTPIPGSISIISINVSSQTCASYTRGLDLSEYVPLRTMISFARRPSLMDEDDFNENSRREPAATEVKRKGLALLIYDLKHRELIPVIYSVECN from the exons ATGCTGTCTCATGGCTGTTGTGTTACTCCAATCCCTGGAAGCATATCCATTATCAGCATAAATGTGTCATCCCAAACCTGTGCCAGTTATACTCGGGGATTGGATCTGTCTGAATACGTACCATTGCGTACCATGATCAG TTTTGCCAGACGACCCAGCCTCATGGACGAAGATGATTTCAACGAGAACTCGAGAAGAGAACCTGCTGCAACTGAGGTGAAGAGGAAAGGATTGGCTTTGCTCATTTACGACTTGAAGCATCGCGAGTTGATCCCGGTCATTTACAGTGTCGAATGTAATTAG
- the LOC124200428 gene encoding uncharacterized protein LOC124200428 — protein MGNTESGFNRHIDFVKLRECEKEHDNETREARFAFRCPILNSTPNWTLVIQFPNRNSPSSTKTYLFQAREENDLLQAFRAEIHGNVEVFQKSTYFGTVETSPNELLEKAKQVKTGEYNVLANKKAWLKEFLELISPELSIDLSRKYLRAKREAIENRKRKDDSFIRNLVTAEMVLAAGLVGLMVGSSRT, from the exons ATGGGAAACACAGAGAG TGGTTTCAATAGGCACATTGATTTTGTCAAATTGAGAGAATGCGAAAAAGAACATGACAACGAAACAAGAGAGGCCAGATTCGCGTTTCGCTGCCCAATTCTAAACTCAACCCCGAACTGGACGTTGGTCATTCAGTTCCCCAACAGGAACAGTCCGTCTTCCACGAAAACGTACCTGTTTCAAGctagagaagaaaatgatctCCTTCAAGCCTTCCGAGCGGAAATTCACGGAAACGTTGAAGTCTTTCAGAAATCCACGTATTTCGGTACGGTCGAGACTTCTCCCAACGAATTACTGGAGAAAGCGAAACAAGTGAAAACAGGAGAGTACAACGTATTAGCCAATAAAAAAGCATggctaaaagaatttttggaacTTATATCCCCCGAGTTGTCGATCGATCTTAGCAGAAAATATCTTAGGGCTAAAAGAGAAGCAATTGAAAATCGAAAACGAAAAGATGATAGTTTTATCCGTAACCTTGTAACAGCGGAAATGGTTTTGGCTGCTGGTTTGGTTGGTTTAATGGTGGGTAGTAGTAGAACATAA
- the LOC124200426 gene encoding uncharacterized protein LOC124200426 isoform X1 produces the protein MKSQLNRCCNIHESLFIIPFDDTATYNRPISRHLFFQYNSFTSIFVFSSCARFILFGKIAFNSSAATKIVDSTAHLLPSHSSAKFYNVVKLGECVEEFDMTKREAKFAFRSTDLGSWDSDFFASVSDITNSKPKTIQHWALVVHFPRGKKTYFFKARADNGLLLAYRAEGVAYQVFEKATYIGTVETCPSELLEKAKQVPTGEYDVLLNNRQTWLKDFLLLISPELLVALHDKVPDTKTYLNYLARKFNK, from the exons atgaaatcacaaTTGAACCGCTGTTGCAATATCCATGaatcattatttattattcctttcGACGACACAGCAACGTATAATCGACCAATTAGCCGCCATTTATTCTTCCAGTACAACTCCTTCACTtccatttttgtcttttcctcATGCGCtcgatttattttgtttggtaaAATAGCTTTTAATTCATCTGCTGCTACCAAAATTGTTGATTCCACTGCCCATCTTCTTCCAAG TCATAGCAGCGCCAAATTTTACAACGTTGTCAAGTTGGGAGAATGTGTAGAAGAATTTGACATGACGAAAAGAGAAGCCAAATTTGCATTTCGATCCACTGATTTGGGCAGTTGGGATTCTGATTTTTTCGCAAGTGTAAGCGACATCACCAATTCGAAGCCCAAGACGATCCAGCATTGGGCACTGGTCGTTCACTTTCCCAGAGGAAAGAAAACGTATTTCTTTAAAGCTCGGGCCGACAACGGCCTTCTTCTCGCCTATCGTGCAGAGGGCGTCGCCTATCAAGTGTTCGAGAAAGCCACGTACATCGGCACGGTCGAGACTTGTCCCAGTGAACTACTGGAGAAAGCCAAACAAGTTCCAACAGGAGAGTACGACGTGTTATTGAATAACCGTCAAACATGGCTCAAAGACTTTTTACTTCTCATTTCTCCCGAATTGTTGGTAGCGCTACACGATAAAGTTCCTGACACTAAAACCTACTTGAATTATCTTGCcagaaaatttaataaataa
- the LOC124200426 gene encoding uncharacterized protein LOC124200426 isoform X2 has product MISFNSFNEAFNSSAATKIVDSTAHLLPSHSSAKFYNVVKLGECVEEFDMTKREAKFAFRSTDLGSWDSDFFASVSDITNSKPKTIQHWALVVHFPRGKKTYFFKARADNGLLLAYRAEGVAYQVFEKATYIGTVETCPSELLEKAKQVPTGEYDVLLNNRQTWLKDFLLLISPELLVALHDKVPDTKTYLNYLARKFNK; this is encoded by the exons ATGATctcatttaattcatttaatgaaG CTTTTAATTCATCTGCTGCTACCAAAATTGTTGATTCCACTGCCCATCTTCTTCCAAG TCATAGCAGCGCCAAATTTTACAACGTTGTCAAGTTGGGAGAATGTGTAGAAGAATTTGACATGACGAAAAGAGAAGCCAAATTTGCATTTCGATCCACTGATTTGGGCAGTTGGGATTCTGATTTTTTCGCAAGTGTAAGCGACATCACCAATTCGAAGCCCAAGACGATCCAGCATTGGGCACTGGTCGTTCACTTTCCCAGAGGAAAGAAAACGTATTTCTTTAAAGCTCGGGCCGACAACGGCCTTCTTCTCGCCTATCGTGCAGAGGGCGTCGCCTATCAAGTGTTCGAGAAAGCCACGTACATCGGCACGGTCGAGACTTGTCCCAGTGAACTACTGGAGAAAGCCAAACAAGTTCCAACAGGAGAGTACGACGTGTTATTGAATAACCGTCAAACATGGCTCAAAGACTTTTTACTTCTCATTTCTCCCGAATTGTTGGTAGCGCTACACGATAAAGTTCCTGACACTAAAACCTACTTGAATTATCTTGCcagaaaatttaataaataa